One stretch of Passer domesticus isolate bPasDom1 chromosome 2, bPasDom1.hap1, whole genome shotgun sequence DNA includes these proteins:
- the DONSON gene encoding protein downstream neighbor of Son, translated as MAAPAEPGHSPGFKKPPALLRLKRKRPGRRSDPAAAAEAAAAPAPRGSAAARRRNPFSSLDNAPRRAAAAPQPPAAAPAGGDPSAAPFWQFLEPACEEKPPGRAEAAESSDILALSQDLHSPPAVPKAPSSPRQEFPADWSIKTRVLFMSSQPFSWAEHLKGQEEAQGVAQHCRAAGAALPPSVQEPRLCSELRCAFQQSLVYWLHPSLPWLPLFPRLGADRRMAGQACPWAQDEALQQVLMSDWSVSFTSLYNLLRARLCPFFYVCAAQFSVLFRAAGLAGSAVPTAALAPTTRGLRQAMRSEGIEFSLPLLEESRARRQKGSEESSEAESAEGRGGGSGEEDAGERAPSDDDDDGSFSWLEEMGVQDKVKKPDTVSIQLRKEKHEVQVDHRPESLVLVRGSHTFRLLNFLISCRSLVAVAGPQAGLPPTLLSPVAFRGGTMQTLKARTASGRARVPGGFEDAFSLELLGPVLPHALHALTLLLGPAQRGSFRALLSPHEPSAAFNTRPAPPQEDVQQDLPACGLHPKTLEQLSQCPTLGKSSLRLLEMKDYAYTWKA; from the exons ATGGCCGCCCCTGCCGAGCCCGGGCACTCGCCCGGCTTCAAGAAGCCGCCGGCGCTGCTGCGGCTGAAGCGCAAACGTCCCGGGCGGAGGAGCgaccccgccgccgccgcggaagccgccgccgccccggccccgcggggctcTGCGGCCGCCCGGCGCCGCAaccccttctccagcctggaTAATGCtccgcggcgggcggcggccgcccCTCAGCCTCCGGCAgcggccccggcgggcgggGATCCATCGGCAGCGCCCTTCTGGCAG TTTTTAGAGCCGGCCTGTGAGGAGAAGCCTCCCgggagagcagaggctgctgaAAGTTCTGACATCCTCGCCCTCAGCCAG GACCTTCACTCACCTCCTGCTGTACCCAAAGCTCCCTCCTCGCCAAGACAGGAATTCCCCGCGGACTGGAGCATCAAAACTCGGGTTCTCTTCATGTCCTCCCAGCCCTTCAGCTGGGCGGAGCACCTGAAGGGCCAGGAGGAGGCGCAGGGGGtggcccagcactgcagagcgGCCGGAGCCGCGCTGCCCCCGAGCGTGCAG GAGCCGCGGCTGTGCTCGGAGCTGCGCTGCGccttccagcagagcctggtcTACTGGCTGCACCCCTCGCTGCCCTGGCTGCCGCTGTTCCCCCGCCTCGGGGCTGACAGGAGGATGGCTGGCCaagcctgtccctgggcacaggacgaggccctgcagcaggtgctCATGAGTGACTG GTCGGTGAGCTTCACCTCCCTGTACAACCTGCTGCGGGCGCGGCTGTGCCCGTTCTTCTACGTGTGTGCGGCGCAGTTCTCTGTGCTGTTCCGCGCCGCGGGGCTGGCGGGCAGCGCCGTGCCCACGGCCGCCCTGGCGCCCACCACGCGCGGCCTGCGCCAGGCCATGCGCAGCGAGG GCATAGAgttctccctgcccctgctggaggagagcagagccaggaggcAGAAGGGCTCCGAGGAGAGTTCGGAAGCAGAGAGCGCGGAGGGGCGCGGAGGGGGCAGCGGTGAGGAGGATGCAGG GGAACGAGCTCCCAgcgatgatgatgatgatggaaGCTTCTCTTGGCTTGAGGAGATGGGAGTCCAAGACAAGGTGAAGAAACCAGACACTGTTTCTATCCAACT GCGCAAGGAGAAGCACGAGGTGCAGGTGGACCACAGGCCCGAGTCGCTGGTGCTGGTGAGAGGCAGCCACACCTTCAGGCTGCTCAATTTCCTGATCAGCTGCCGCAGCCTGGTGGCGGTGGCGGGGCCGCAGGCGGGGCTGCCCCCCACGCTGCTGTCCCCGGTGGCTTTCCGGGGCGGGACCATGCAGACGCTCAAG GCTCGCACTGCCAGCGGCCGCGCCCGGGTGCCGGGGGGCTTTGAGGACGccttcagcctggagctgctggggccgGTGCTGCCGCACGCCCTGCACGCCCTGACGCTGCTGCTGGGCCCGGCGCAGCGCGGCTCCTTCCGCGCCCTGCTCAGCCCCCACGAGCCCAGCGCCGCCTTCAAcacccgcccggccccgccccag GAGGAtgtgcagcaggacctgcctgcCTGCGGGCTGCATCCCAAGActctggagcagctgagccagTGTCCGACTCTGGGAAAATCCTCCCTCCGCCTGCTGGAGATGAAGGATTACGCCTACACGTGGAAGGCCTAg